A window of the Juglans microcarpa x Juglans regia isolate MS1-56 chromosome 5D, Jm3101_v1.0, whole genome shotgun sequence genome harbors these coding sequences:
- the LOC121264180 gene encoding RING-H2 finger protein ATL40-like → MSSDDDDKDSKYGVGREILIAAIFSLLAVVVFIIILRTYARYLSRSQERTRRDILNRVSTLAQIASVDMDSVDPPAETAGGLDPFVIASLPKFTYKPAANSLDQSEVIECSVCLSSIEEETMVRLLPNCKHMFHVECIDVWLNSNKTCPVCRTVADPKVQPERNDKGTIFGVQRPTAPPIENSIPHGAAELDQKAGGSGSGSRLSSFRRMLSRGRSSRRIQSCEDHEVGSEDLERQ, encoded by the coding sequence ATGAGTTCTGATGACGATGATAAAGATAGCAAATATGGTGTCGGCCGGGAGATCTTGATCGCTGCTATATTCTCCCTACTTGCTGTAGTGgtttttatcatcatcctcCGTACATATGCAAGGTATCTCTCAAGAAGCCAAGAAAGAACACGTCGTGATATCTTGAATAGGGTAAGTACACTAGCTCAAATTGCATCAGTCGACATGGATTCTGTCGATCCACCTGCGGAGACTGCCGGAGGACTCGATCCATTCGTCATAGCCTCACTACCTAAGTTCACCTACAAACCTGCAGCTAATTCACTCGATCAAAGTGAAGTTATAGAGTGCTCAGTTTGCTTGAGCAGCATAGAAGAGGAGACCATGGTTCGGCTTCTACCAAACTGTAAGCACATGTTTCATGTGGAGTGCATCGATGTTTGGCTCAACTCAAACAAAACTTGCCCCGTCTGCCGTACTGTGGCTGATCCTAAGGTCCAGCCAGAACGCAATGACAAAGGTACTATTTTTGGGGTCCAACGTCCCACAGCTCCACCTATAGAGAATAGTATACCGCATGGTGCTGCCGAGTTGGATCAGAAGGCAGGTGGATCCGGATCAGGCTCACGATTAAGCTCTTTTCGGAGGATGCTTAGTAGGGGGAGATCGTCGAGGAGGATTCAGAGTTGTGAAGATCATGAAGTGGGTTCAGAAGATCTAGAAAGACAATGA
- the LOC121264463 gene encoding uncharacterized protein LOC121264463: MHGMTRPKPFSEDNAAGPQFHFQVPQLTGPRIPTPDQSSSWHSRSSAFNVGPSNKLIFRGTRGDGPSDINSKKFSTTYMNNLPENNLYRFGCLANNPPALMAHGLHEREFSKLDKPAIRESMEDSDHRSGMGGLDSEKSFHGFFQPKKQMGWKEFTLSSNDEKGNEAGEDGIDLSLKL, translated from the exons ATGCATGGCATGACGAGGCCAAAGCCCTTCTCAGAAGACAATGCAGCTGGTCCTCAATTTCATTTCCAAGTTCCTCAATTGACCGGTCCTCGCATCCCCACACCAGATCAATCATCTTCGTGGCATAGTCGCAGTAGTGCATTTAATGTTGGCCCCAGTAACAAATTAATCTTCAG AGGTACAAGAGGGGATGGCCCATCGGATATCAACTcgaagaagttcagtactacataCATGAATAATTTACCCGAAAACAATTTGTACAGATTTGGCTGCCTTGCTAATAATCCTCCGGCGCTCATGGCACACGGTCTTCATGAAAGGGAGTTCTCCAAACTTGACAAGCCTGCTATCCGA GAAAGCATGGAGGACTCAGATCACAGGTCAGGAATGGGTGGATTAGATAGTGAAAAATCCTTTCATGGCTTTTTCCAACCAAAGAAGCAAATGGGCTGGAAAGAATTTACCCTTAGCTCAAACGATGAGAAGGGTAATGAGGCAGGAGAGGATGGCATTGATCTCAGCCTCAAACTCTAG
- the LOC121264862 gene encoding probable pre-mRNA-splicing factor ATP-dependent RNA helicase DEAH9 isoform X4, whose product MGVTLGEEVGYTIRFEDLTNSGTTMIKFLTDGVLLREMMDDPLLTKYSVVMVDEAHERSISTDILLGLLKKIQRRRPDLRLIISSATIEAKSMSAFFQTSKRRRALEGEELGPRMDPAILSVEGRGFHVQIHFVEEPVQDYVQAAVSTVLLIHDQEPMGDILVFLTGQDDIDAAIHLLNEEAQTNRKHSSGLILLPLYSGLPRAEQELVFSPTPRGKRKVVISTNIAETSLTLEGIVYLVDSGFSKQKFYNPISDIENLVVAPISKASARQRAGRAGRVRPGKCYRLYTEEYFSKEMSAEGIPEMQRSNLVSCVIQLKALGIDNILGFDWPASPSPEAMIRALEILYSLGILDDDAKLTSPAGFQVAEIPLEPMISKMILSSNELGCSEEILTIAAVLSVQSIWVYGRGVHRELDEAKLRFAAAEGDHVTFLNVYKGFLQSGKSSQWCHKNHVNYHAMKKVVEIREQLRRIAQRLGIVLKSCARDMQVVRKAVTAGFFANACRLEAFSHSGMYKTVRGSHEVYIHPSSVLFRVNPKWVVYHSLVSTDRQYMRNVISIDPSWLIEAAPHFYQHHGQNSFGQ is encoded by the exons ATGGGGGTCACGCTTGGAGAGGAAGTTGGCTACACGATTCGATTTGAAGATCTTACGAATTCg GGTACCACTATGATAAAGTTTCTAACAGACGGAGTGTTACTTAGGGAAATGATGGATGATCCTCTTTTGACCAAGTACAG TGTCGTAATGGTTGATGAGGCTCATGAGAGGTCTATTTCAACTGACATATTACTTGGCCTACTAAAAAAG ATTCAACGACGTCGGCCTGACTTGCGTCTGATTATATCCTCTGCTACAATTGAAGCGAAATCAATGTCTGCTTTCTTCCAAACCAG cAAAAGGCGTCGAGCACTGGAAGGTGAGGAGCTTGGACCAAGGATGGACCCCGCGATCCTATCAGTTGAG GGTAGAGGCTTCCATGTACAGATTCATTTTGTCGAGGAGCCTGTCCAGGACTATGTCCAGGCTGCTGTTTCAACAGTATTGTTAATTCATGATCAG GAACCCATGGGCGATATTCTGGTGTTTCTTACCGGTCAAGACGATATTGATGCTGCTATTCACTTGCTAAATGAAGAAGCTCAAACCAATAGAAAGCACTCTTCAG GATTGATTCTTTTGCCTCTGTACTCGGGACTTCCACGTGCGGAACAg GAGCTGGTTTTTTCTCCAACTCCTAGAGGGAAGAGGAAAGTAGTGATATCAACAAATATAGCGGAGACATCTTTGACTTTGGAG GGAATTGTCTATCTTGTTGATAGTGGcttctcaaaacagaaattcTACAATCCG ATTTCAGACATTGAGAATCTGGTAGTGGCACCTATATCGAAGGCATCTGCTAGACAAAGGGCAGGTAGGGCTGGAAGAGTTCGACCTGGGAAGTGTTACAG GCTATATACTGAagagtatttctccaaagaaatgTCTGCTGAGGGTATTCCGGAGATGCAAAGATCAAATCTTGTTTCCTGTGTGATTCAG CTAAAAGCCTTGGGTATAGATAATATCCTGGGCTTTGATTGGCCAGCATCTCCATCTCCTGAAGCAATGATTCGAGCTCTTGAAATACTTTATTCACTTGGAATCTTGGATGATGATGCCAAGCTTACTTCACCAGCTGGGTTTCAAGTAGCAGAGATTCCATTA GAACCAATGATCTCGAAAATGATCCTTTCTTCAAATGAACTTGGGTGCTCAGAGGAGATTCTTACTATTGCTGCTGTTCTCTCTGTCCAA tcCATTTGGGTGTACGGGAGGGGAGTACATAGGGAACTGGATGAAGCCAAGTTGAGATTTGCTGCTGCTGAG GGTGACCATGTGACATTCCTAAATGTTTACAAAGGGTTTCTTCAATCTGGAAAGTCTTCACAATGGTGTCATAAGAATCATGTGAATTACCATGCCATG AAAAAAGTAGTTGAAATTAGAGAACAACTAAGAAGAATAGCACAGAGATTAGGCATCGTGTTGAAATCTTGTGCAAGAGATATGCAG GTGGTAAGAAAGGCAGTTACTGCTGGTTTTTTTGCAAATGCGTGTCGATTAGAA GCATTCAGTCACAGTGGAATGTACAAGACTGTTAGAGGCTCTCATGAAGTTTATATTCACCCATCATCTGTATTGTTCAG AGTAAACCCGAAGTGGGTCGTATACCATTCTCTTGTCTCAACTGATCGGCAGTACATGCGGAATGTCATCTCCATTGATCCTTCTTGGTTAATAGAGGCTGCTCCACATTTTTACCAGCACCATGGGCAGAACTCTTTTGGTCAGTGA
- the LOC121264862 gene encoding probable pre-mRNA-splicing factor ATP-dependent RNA helicase DEAH9 isoform X2: MVLSQKSKKDTIKFKPKLKRMETAGSEGRLDSGGLDPSRSSSKLVALLVFFPPACFCFSPQLAARVAEEMGVTLGEEVGYTIRFEDLTNSGTTMIKFLTDGVLLREMMDDPLLTKYSVVMVDEAHERSISTDILLGLLKKIQRRRPDLRLIISSATIEAKSMSAFFQTSKRRRALEGEELGPRMDPAILSVEGRGFHVQIHFVEEPVQDYVQAAVSTVLLIHDQEPMGDILVFLTGQDDIDAAIHLLNEEAQTNRKHSSGLILLPLYSGLPRAEQELVFSPTPRGKRKVVISTNIAETSLTLEGIVYLVDSGFSKQKFYNPISDIENLVVAPISKASARQRAGRAGRVRPGKCYRLYTEEYFSKEMSAEGIPEMQRSNLVSCVIQLKALGIDNILGFDWPASPSPEAMIRALEILYSLGILDDDAKLTSPAGFQVAEIPLEPMISKMILSSNELGCSEEILTIAAVLSVQSIWVYGRGVHRELDEAKLRFAAAEGDHVTFLNVYKGFLQSGKSSQWCHKNHVNYHAMKKVVEIREQLRRIAQRLGIVLKSCARDMQVVRKAVTAGFFANACRLEAFSHSGMYKTVRGSHEVYIHPSSVLFRVNPKWVVYHSLVSTDRQYMRNVISIDPSWLIEAAPHFYQHHGQNSFGQ; this comes from the exons TCAAAGCTGGTGGCGCTGCTTGTGTTTTTCCCCCCTGCGTGCTTCTGTTTTTCTCCCCAAC TTGCTGCAAGAGTAGCTGAAGAGATGGGGGTCACGCTTGGAGAGGAAGTTGGCTACACGATTCGATTTGAAGATCTTACGAATTCg GGTACCACTATGATAAAGTTTCTAACAGACGGAGTGTTACTTAGGGAAATGATGGATGATCCTCTTTTGACCAAGTACAG TGTCGTAATGGTTGATGAGGCTCATGAGAGGTCTATTTCAACTGACATATTACTTGGCCTACTAAAAAAG ATTCAACGACGTCGGCCTGACTTGCGTCTGATTATATCCTCTGCTACAATTGAAGCGAAATCAATGTCTGCTTTCTTCCAAACCAG cAAAAGGCGTCGAGCACTGGAAGGTGAGGAGCTTGGACCAAGGATGGACCCCGCGATCCTATCAGTTGAG GGTAGAGGCTTCCATGTACAGATTCATTTTGTCGAGGAGCCTGTCCAGGACTATGTCCAGGCTGCTGTTTCAACAGTATTGTTAATTCATGATCAG GAACCCATGGGCGATATTCTGGTGTTTCTTACCGGTCAAGACGATATTGATGCTGCTATTCACTTGCTAAATGAAGAAGCTCAAACCAATAGAAAGCACTCTTCAG GATTGATTCTTTTGCCTCTGTACTCGGGACTTCCACGTGCGGAACAg GAGCTGGTTTTTTCTCCAACTCCTAGAGGGAAGAGGAAAGTAGTGATATCAACAAATATAGCGGAGACATCTTTGACTTTGGAG GGAATTGTCTATCTTGTTGATAGTGGcttctcaaaacagaaattcTACAATCCG ATTTCAGACATTGAGAATCTGGTAGTGGCACCTATATCGAAGGCATCTGCTAGACAAAGGGCAGGTAGGGCTGGAAGAGTTCGACCTGGGAAGTGTTACAG GCTATATACTGAagagtatttctccaaagaaatgTCTGCTGAGGGTATTCCGGAGATGCAAAGATCAAATCTTGTTTCCTGTGTGATTCAG CTAAAAGCCTTGGGTATAGATAATATCCTGGGCTTTGATTGGCCAGCATCTCCATCTCCTGAAGCAATGATTCGAGCTCTTGAAATACTTTATTCACTTGGAATCTTGGATGATGATGCCAAGCTTACTTCACCAGCTGGGTTTCAAGTAGCAGAGATTCCATTA GAACCAATGATCTCGAAAATGATCCTTTCTTCAAATGAACTTGGGTGCTCAGAGGAGATTCTTACTATTGCTGCTGTTCTCTCTGTCCAA tcCATTTGGGTGTACGGGAGGGGAGTACATAGGGAACTGGATGAAGCCAAGTTGAGATTTGCTGCTGCTGAG GGTGACCATGTGACATTCCTAAATGTTTACAAAGGGTTTCTTCAATCTGGAAAGTCTTCACAATGGTGTCATAAGAATCATGTGAATTACCATGCCATG AAAAAAGTAGTTGAAATTAGAGAACAACTAAGAAGAATAGCACAGAGATTAGGCATCGTGTTGAAATCTTGTGCAAGAGATATGCAG GTGGTAAGAAAGGCAGTTACTGCTGGTTTTTTTGCAAATGCGTGTCGATTAGAA GCATTCAGTCACAGTGGAATGTACAAGACTGTTAGAGGCTCTCATGAAGTTTATATTCACCCATCATCTGTATTGTTCAG AGTAAACCCGAAGTGGGTCGTATACCATTCTCTTGTCTCAACTGATCGGCAGTACATGCGGAATGTCATCTCCATTGATCCTTCTTGGTTAATAGAGGCTGCTCCACATTTTTACCAGCACCATGGGCAGAACTCTTTTGGTCAGTGA